A section of the Phacochoerus africanus isolate WHEZ1 chromosome 4, ROS_Pafr_v1, whole genome shotgun sequence genome encodes:
- the FGF22 gene encoding fibroblast growth factor 22 isoform X1, with product MRGRLWLGLAWLLLARAPGAAGTRNNLRRPRSYPHLEGDVRWRRLFSSTHFFLLVDPSGRVQGTRWHHSPDSVFEIRSIRVGVVALKAVHTGFYVAMNRRGRLYGGSALYTAGSGSISRRTDTIPTPLSAGSTWADPCSWRWMGAVPPGAVASRGNTTCPPTSCPSWSPEADRPRAVAGGRFQETDRMSLQPEAGEGPATPNTCLVPLWFYTHGVPAVLGTGVTAGAPRYGPALRAPESEGRWTQSEQKPSQAGGQGGLNKAAARPWGALLAGHCLAEAGNGNPLGGEPVRRRGGWGQMRGFGARGTRRLHGGAGPGPRPRMCHFPWQRRLCRWS from the exons ATGCGCGGCCGCCTATGGCTGGGCCTGGCGTGGCTACTGCTGGCTCGGGCGCCCGGCGCCGCGGGGACCCGAAACAATCTGCGGAGACCGCGCAGCTACCCACACCTGGAGGGCGACGTGCGCTGGCGGCGCCTCTTCTCCTCCACCCACTTCTTTCTGCTGGTGGACCCCAGTGGCCGTGTGCAAGGCACCCGCTGGCACCACAGCCCTGACA GCGTCTTTGAAATCCGCTCCATCCGCGTGGGTGTCGTGGCGCTCAAGGCGGTGCACACTGGCTTCTACGTGGCCATGAACCGCCGCGGCCGTCTCTACGG CGGGTCTGCACTGTACACTGCAGGTTCCGGGAGCATATCGAGGAGAACGGATACAATACCTACGCCTCTGTCCGCTGGCAGCACCTGGGCCGACCCATGTTCCTGGCGCTGGATGGGCGCGGTGCCCCCAGGCGCGGTAGCCTCACGCGGCAACACCACCTGTCCACCCACTTCCTGCCCATCCTGGTCTCCTGAGGCGGACCGTCCACGAGCAGTGGCTGGAGGAAGATTCCAGGAGACTGACCGCATGAGCCTGCagccagaggctggggaaggcCCTGCCACCCCCAACACCTGCTTGGTCCCTCTCTGGTTTTACACGCATGGAGTGcctgctgtgctgggcactggggtcACTGCAGGAGCCCCCAGATATGGCCCGGCCCTCAGAGCTCCTGAGTCAGAGGGGAGGTGGACACAGAGTGAGCAGAAGCCGTCAcaagctggggggcagggaggcctcAACAAGGCAGCTGCCAGGCCTTGGGGGGCCCTCCTGGCTGGACACTGCCTAGCAGAGGCAGGGAATGGGAACCCACTGGGGGGTGAGCCagtgaggaggaggggaggctggggccaAATGAGGGGTTTTGGGGCAAGGGGAACACGGAGACTCCATGGAGGGGCAGGTCCTGGTCCCAGGCCAAGAATGTGTCATTTCCCGTGGCAGAGGAGACTTTGCAGGTGGAGTTAA
- the FGF22 gene encoding fibroblast growth factor 22 isoform X2 yields MRGRLWLGLAWLLLARAPGAAGTRNNLRRPRSYPHLEGDVRWRRLFSSTHFFLLVDPSGRVQGTRWHHSPDSSGSISRRTDTIPTPLSAGSTWADPCSWRWMGAVPPGAVASRGNTTCPPTSCPSWSPEADRPRAVAGGRFQETDRMSLQPEAGEGPATPNTCLVPLWFYTHGVPAVLGTGVTAGAPRYGPALRAPESEGRWTQSEQKPSQAGGQGGLNKAAARPWGALLAGHCLAEAGNGNPLGGEPVRRRGGWGQMRGFGARGTRRLHGGAGPGPRPRMCHFPWQRRLCRWS; encoded by the exons ATGCGCGGCCGCCTATGGCTGGGCCTGGCGTGGCTACTGCTGGCTCGGGCGCCCGGCGCCGCGGGGACCCGAAACAATCTGCGGAGACCGCGCAGCTACCCACACCTGGAGGGCGACGTGCGCTGGCGGCGCCTCTTCTCCTCCACCCACTTCTTTCTGCTGGTGGACCCCAGTGGCCGTGTGCAAGGCACCCGCTGGCACCACAGCCCTGACA GTTCCGGGAGCATATCGAGGAGAACGGATACAATACCTACGCCTCTGTCCGCTGGCAGCACCTGGGCCGACCCATGTTCCTGGCGCTGGATGGGCGCGGTGCCCCCAGGCGCGGTAGCCTCACGCGGCAACACCACCTGTCCACCCACTTCCTGCCCATCCTGGTCTCCTGAGGCGGACCGTCCACGAGCAGTGGCTGGAGGAAGATTCCAGGAGACTGACCGCATGAGCCTGCagccagaggctggggaaggcCCTGCCACCCCCAACACCTGCTTGGTCCCTCTCTGGTTTTACACGCATGGAGTGcctgctgtgctgggcactggggtcACTGCAGGAGCCCCCAGATATGGCCCGGCCCTCAGAGCTCCTGAGTCAGAGGGGAGGTGGACACAGAGTGAGCAGAAGCCGTCAcaagctggggggcagggaggcctcAACAAGGCAGCTGCCAGGCCTTGGGGGGCCCTCCTGGCTGGACACTGCCTAGCAGAGGCAGGGAATGGGAACCCACTGGGGGGTGAGCCagtgaggaggaggggaggctggggccaAATGAGGGGTTTTGGGGCAAGGGGAACACGGAGACTCCATGGAGGGGCAGGTCCTGGTCCCAGGCCAAGAATGTGTCATTTCCCGTGGCAGAGGAGACTTTGCAGGTGGAGTTAA
- the FGF22 gene encoding fibroblast growth factor 22 isoform X3 produces the protein MRGRLWLGLAWLLLARAPGAAGTRNNLRRPRSYPHLEGDVRWRRLFSSTHFFLLVDPSGRVQGTRWHHSPDSVFEIRSIRVGVVALKAVHTGFYVAMNRRGRLYGSRVCTVHCRFREHIEENGYNTYASVRWQHLGRPMFLALDGRGAPRRGSLTRQHHLSTHFLPILVS, from the exons ATGCGCGGCCGCCTATGGCTGGGCCTGGCGTGGCTACTGCTGGCTCGGGCGCCCGGCGCCGCGGGGACCCGAAACAATCTGCGGAGACCGCGCAGCTACCCACACCTGGAGGGCGACGTGCGCTGGCGGCGCCTCTTCTCCTCCACCCACTTCTTTCTGCTGGTGGACCCCAGTGGCCGTGTGCAAGGCACCCGCTGGCACCACAGCCCTGACA GCGTCTTTGAAATCCGCTCCATCCGCGTGGGTGTCGTGGCGCTCAAGGCGGTGCACACTGGCTTCTACGTGGCCATGAACCGCCGCGGCCGTCTCTACGGGTCG CGGGTCTGCACTGTACACTGCAGGTTCCGGGAGCATATCGAGGAGAACGGATACAATACCTACGCCTCTGTCCGCTGGCAGCACCTGGGCCGACCCATGTTCCTGGCGCTGGATGGGCGCGGTGCCCCCAGGCGCGGTAGCCTCACGCGGCAACACCACCTGTCCACCCACTTCCTGCCCATCCTGGTCTCCTGA
- the POLRMT gene encoding DNA-directed RNA polymerase, mitochondrial isoform X1, translated as MSALRWGRGAAGLRRALWPAGRHGLLAEEGTLGVIGGRRRSLSASPCEQDRRKDWGHVELLEVLEARVRQLQAESEAEVTVKKVAMAQASEAGGIQPPRKAQVGAGDRWAQKLDEEQRLMERRKEQLRERMQKGGKRLWRVELRKEPRLLSRKLAKQLQRWQKGTPQSPWEEQLEQLLQEAPQRLSCKEASRDPEAKLEGQQQKLLSFLECCLHTGHLPLAHHVLVTYHSRSQQQQLLTLAMYNAVMLGWAREGSFKELVYVFFMVKDAGLTPDLLSYAAALQCMGRLDQDTDTIRRCLKQMAQDGLQLEGLFTSVLLREEERAELLKAVRKAKPTFSVPCPRPPPPQVNTSPLLREIYAKPNCTVSYPRLHLPLEKLQELFQQQLSMELATTVTVESVEKAPPLTKEVLHARQTLTILRAQWEKALCRELQETKESEAYAAHEGRSSLFPYLCLLSEKELVEMLLQTLQVLPAHGESLFYLAHRLGQRVFNRHMVQRKQLSNQVQVLEKQYSKYLHLLASDTQVAEPCLPRQYWEALGLPEYPQEQPWSLSVLVQLGKRLAEMLVQAVRMPSNLATPRDSNTLIPVLYHVYSFRSFRQIGILKPHPAFRQLLETAAEGTLTFESTEVPMLCPPLPWTSPHSGAFLLSPTKMMRSVEGTQQHQVLLERCRPAELHGALDALTQLGNCAWQVNGPVLDLVLELFNNKGCPHLGVPAPPLEAPRPPEGRQAPDACLQPNVLPTQKAELRRELARRLKMAREMHSLRTEALYRLSMAQHLRGRIFWLPHNMDFRGRTYPFPPHFNHLGSDLARALLEFAQGRPLGPQGLDWLKIHLVNLTGLKKHESLQARRDLADELMEDILDSADRPMTGRKWWMEADEPWQTLACCMEIARAVRAPDPTAYVSHFPVHQDGSCNGLQHYAALGRDSAGAASVNLMPSDLPQDVYSGVAAQVEVFRRQDAEQGMRVAQVLEGFISRKVVKQTVMTVVYGVTRYGGRLQIERRLRELQDFPQEFVWEASHYLVRQVFNSLQEMFSGTRSIQRWLTDSARLIAHMGSAVEWVTPLGIPIIQPYHRDSKVTIKGGLQNLSFNSSVDTSQKPNTLKQKNGFPPNFIHSLDSSHMMLTALHCYRKGLTFVSVHDCFWTHAADVAVMNQVCREQFVQLHSQPILHDLSRFLRNRFCSDPRASKNIWASRLMDTLLSVPKPGTFDLEQVKHSTYFFS; from the exons ATGTCTGCCCTCCGCTGGGGCCGCGGCGCGGCGGGGCTCCGGAGGGCCCTGTGGCCGGCGGGCCGCCATGGCCTCCTGGCGGAGGAAG GGACCCTTGGTGTCATTGGGGGCCGGAGAAGAAGTTTGTCTGCCAGCCCTTGTGAGCAGGACCGCAGGAAGGACTGGGGCCATGTTGAGCTGCTGGAAG TGCTTGAGGCGAGGGTGCGCCAGCTGCAGGCCGAGAGCGAGGCGGAGGTGACAGTGAAGAAGGTGGCCATGGCTCAGGCCTCGGAGGCTGGTGGCATCCAGCCACCTAGGAAGGCCCAAGTGGGGGCTGGTGACCGCTGGGCGCAGAAACTAGATGAGGAGCAGCGGCTGATGGAGAGGCGCAAGGAGCAGCTGCGGGAGAGAATGCAAAAGGGTGGCAAGCGGCTGTGGCGGGTGGAGCTGCGTAAGGAGCCCCGGCTGCTGAGCAGGAAGCTGGCGAAGCAGCTGCAGCGCTGGCAGAAGGGGACCCCCCAAAGCCCCTGGGAGGAGCAGCTGGAGCAGTTGCTACAGGAGGCCCCGCAGAGGCTGAGCTGCAAAGAAGCCAGTAGGGATCCTGAGGCGAAGCTGGAGGGCCAGCAGCAGAAGCTCCTGTCCTTCTTAGAGTGCTGCCTGCACACGGGCCACCTGCCTCTTGCCCACCACGTGCTGGTCACCTACCACAGCAggtcccagcagcagcagctgctaaCTCTCGCCATGTACAATGCGGTCATGCTGGGCTGGGCGCGTGAG GGCTCCTTCAAAGAGCTGGTGTATGTGTTCTTCATGGTGAAAGATGCCGGGCTCACCCCTGATCTGCTGTCCTACGCAGCTGCTCTGCAGTGCATGGGGCGTCTGGACCAGGATACAGACACCATCCGAAg GTGTCTGAAGCAGATGGCCCAAGACGGGCTGCAGCTAGAGGGGCTCTTCACGTCTGTGCTGCTGCGCGAGGAGGAGCGGGCCGAGCTGCTGAAGGCTGTGCGCAAGGCCAAGCCCACCTTCAGCGTCCCGTGCCCACGCCCGCCTCCACCCCAGGTCAATACCTCGCCGCTGCTCCGGGAGATCTATGCCAAG CCCAATTGCACTGTGTCCTACCCGAGGCTGCACCTGCCTCTTGAGAAGTTGCAGGAGCTCTTCCAGCAGCAGCTCAGCATGGAGCTGGCCACCACTGTCACTGTGGAATCGGTGGAAAAGGCACCGCCACTGACCAAGGAGGTTCTGCACGCG CGGCAGACACTGACCATCCTCCGTGCCCAATGGGAGAAGGCGCTGTGCCGAGAGCTGCAGGAGACCAAGGAGAGTGAGGCCTACGCTGCCCATGAAGGCCGCTCATCGCTCTTCCCGTACCTGTGCCTGCTCAGCGAGAAGGAGCTTGTGGAGATGCTGTTGCAG ACCCTGCAGGTTCTGCCTGCACATGGAGAGTCCCTTTTCTACCTGGCGCACAGGCTGGGTCAGCGCGTCTTCAACCGGCACATGGTACAGAGAAAGCAGCTCAGCAACCAGGTGCAGGTGCTGGAGAAGCAGTACTCCAAGTacctgcacctgctggcctctgACACCCAG GTGGCGGAGCCCTGCCTGCCACGGCAGTACTGGGAGGCACTGGGGCTTCCTGAGTACCCCCAAGAACAGCCCTGGTCCCTGTCTGTGCTGGTGCAACTAGGCAAGAGGCTGGCAGAGATGCTGGTGCAGGCTGTGCGGATGCCCAGCAACCTGGCTACGCCCCGGGACTCCAACACACTCATCCCCGTGCTCTATCACGTCTACTCCTTCCGTAGCTTCCGCCAG ATCGGGATCCTGAAGCCACACCCAGCCTTCAGGCAGCTGCTGGAGACGGCAGCAGAAGGCACACTGACCTTCGAGTCAACCGAGGTGCCCATGCTGTGCCCGCCACTGCCTTGGACATCCCCCCATTCCGGTGCCTTCCTACTGAGCCCCACCAAGATGATGCGTTCAGTGGAGGGCACCCAGCAGCACCAGGTCCTGCTGGAGCGCTGCCGGCCCGCTGAGCTGCATGGTGCCCTGGACGCCCTCACCCAGCTGGGCAATTGTGCCTGGCAGGTCAATGGACCTGTGCTGGACCTGGTGCTGGAGCTCTTCAACAACAAGGGCTGTCCCCATCTGGGCGTGCCTGCCCCACCCCTTGAGGCCCCCCGGCCTCCTGAGGGCCGCCAGGCCCCCGACGCCTGCCTGCAACCAAATGTGCTGCCCACCCAGAAGGCCGAGCTGCGGCGGGAGCTGGCGCGCCGCCTGAAGATGGCGCGGGAGATGCACAGCCTGCGAACTGAGGCACTCTACCGCCTCTCGATGGCCCAGCACCTGCGGGGTCGCATCTTCTGGCTGCCGCACAACATGGACTTCCGCGGCCGGACCTACCCCTTCCCACCCCACTTCAACCACCTGGGCAGCGACCTGGCCCGCGCCCTGCTGGAGTTTGCCCAGGGCCGCCCGCTCGGCCCTCAGGGCCTCGACTGGCTCAAGATCCACCTGGTCAACCTCACAGGGCTGAAGAAGCACGAGTCGCTGCAGGCACGCCGGGACTTGGCAGATGAGCTGATGGAGGACATCCTGGACTCGGCCGACCGGCCCATGACG GGCCGGAAGTGGTGGATGGAGGCGGACGAGCCCTGGCAAACCCTGGCCTGCTGCATGGAGATCGCTCGGGCGGTGCGTGCCCCTGACCCCACTGCCTATGTCTCCCACTTCCCGGTTCACCAG GATGGCTCCTGTAACGGCTTGCAGCACTACGCCGCCCTGGGCCGGGATAGCGCAGGGGCCGCCTCTGTCAACCTGATGCCCTCGGACCTGCCGCAGGACGTTTACAGCGGGGTGGCTGCACAG GTGGAGGTGTTCCGCAGGCAGGATGCCGAGCAGGGCATGCGGGTGGCACAAGTGCTGGAGGGCTTCATCAGCCGCAAGGTGGTCAAGCAGACGGTGATGACCGTGGTGTACGGGGTCACCCGCTACGGGGGCCGCCTGCAGATCGAGAGGCGCCTCCGGGAGCTCCAGGACTTCCCCCAG GAGTTTGTGTGGGAGGCCTCGCACTACCTTGTACGCCAGGTGTTTAACAGCCTCCAGGAGATGTTCTCTGGCACCCGGTCCATCCAG CGCTGGCTGACTGACAGTGCCCGGCTCATCGCCCACATGGGCTCGGCTGTGGAGTGGGTCACGCCGCTGGGCATCCCCATCATCCAGCCCTACCACCGCGACTCCAAGGTCACA ATCAAAGGTGGGCTTCAGAACCTCAGCTTCAACAGCAGTGTGGACACCAGCCA GAAGCCCAACACGCTGAAGCAGAAGAACGGCTTCCCGCCCAACTTCATCCACTCGCTGGACTCCTCACACATGATGCTCACGGCCCTGCACTGCTACAG AAAGGGCCTGACCTTTGTCTCTGTCCACGACTGCTTCTGGACCCACGCAGCTGATGTTGCGGTCATGAACCAG GTGTGCCGAGAGCAGTTTGTCCAGCTGCACAGCCAGCCCATCCTCCATGACCTGTCCAGGTTCCTAAGGAATCGGTTCTGCTCTGACCCCAG GGCCTCTAAGAATATCTGGGCCTCCAGGCTGATGGACACACTGCTATCAGTGCCCAAGCCAG GGACCTTCGACCTGGAGCAGGTGAAGCACTCCACATACTTCTTCAGCTGA
- the POLRMT gene encoding DNA-directed RNA polymerase, mitochondrial isoform X2: protein MSALRWGRGAAGLRRALWPAGRHGLLAEEGTLGVIGGRRRSLSASPCEQDRRKDWGHVELLEVLEARVRQLQAESEAEVTVKKVAMAQASEAGGIQPPRKAQVGAGDRWAQKLDEEQRLMERRKEQLRERMQKGGKRLWRVELRKEPRLLSRKLAKQLQRWQKGTPQSPWEEQLEQLLQEAPQRLSCKEASRDPEAKLEGQQQKLLSFLECCLHTGHLPLAHHVLVTYHSRSQQQQLLTLAMYNAVMLGWAREGSFKELVYVFFMVKDAGLTPDLLSYAAALQCMGRLDQDTDTIRRCLKQMAQDGLQLEGLFTSVLLREEERAELLKAVRKAKPTFSVPCPRPPPPQVNTSPLLREIYAKPNCTVSYPRLHLPLEKLQELFQQQLSMELATTVTVESVEKAPPLTKEVLHARQTLTILRAQWEKALCRELQETKESEAYAAHEGRSSLFPYLCLLSEKELVEMLLQTLQVLPAHGESLFYLAHRLGQRVFNRHMVQRKQLSNQVQVLEKQYSKYLHLLASDTQVAEPCLPRQYWEALGLPEYPQEQPWSLSVLVQLGKRLAEMLVQAVRMPSNLATPRDSNTLIPVLYHVYSFRSFRQIGILKPHPAFRQLLETAAEGTLTFESTEVPMLCPPLPWTSPHSGAFLLSPTKMMRSVEGTQQHQVLLERCRPAELHGALDALTQLGNCAWQVNGPVLDLVLELFNNKGCPHLGVPAPPLEAPRPPEGRQAPDACLQPNVLPTQKAELRRELARRLKMAREMHSLRTEALYRLSMAQHLRGRIFWLPHNMDFRGRTYPFPPHFNHLGSDLARALLEFAQGRPLGPQGLDWLKIHLVNLTGLKKHESLQARRDLADELMEDILDSADRPMTGRKWWMEADEPWQTLACCMEIARAVRAPDPTAYVSHFPVHQDGSCNGLQHYAALGRDSAGAASVNLMPSDLPQDVYSGVAAQVEVFRRQDAEQGMRVAQVLEGFISRKVVKQTVMTVVYGVTRYGGRLQIERRLRELQDFPQRWLTDSARLIAHMGSAVEWVTPLGIPIIQPYHRDSKVTIKGGLQNLSFNSSVDTSQKPNTLKQKNGFPPNFIHSLDSSHMMLTALHCYRKGLTFVSVHDCFWTHAADVAVMNQVCREQFVQLHSQPILHDLSRFLRNRFCSDPRASKNIWASRLMDTLLSVPKPGTFDLEQVKHSTYFFS from the exons ATGTCTGCCCTCCGCTGGGGCCGCGGCGCGGCGGGGCTCCGGAGGGCCCTGTGGCCGGCGGGCCGCCATGGCCTCCTGGCGGAGGAAG GGACCCTTGGTGTCATTGGGGGCCGGAGAAGAAGTTTGTCTGCCAGCCCTTGTGAGCAGGACCGCAGGAAGGACTGGGGCCATGTTGAGCTGCTGGAAG TGCTTGAGGCGAGGGTGCGCCAGCTGCAGGCCGAGAGCGAGGCGGAGGTGACAGTGAAGAAGGTGGCCATGGCTCAGGCCTCGGAGGCTGGTGGCATCCAGCCACCTAGGAAGGCCCAAGTGGGGGCTGGTGACCGCTGGGCGCAGAAACTAGATGAGGAGCAGCGGCTGATGGAGAGGCGCAAGGAGCAGCTGCGGGAGAGAATGCAAAAGGGTGGCAAGCGGCTGTGGCGGGTGGAGCTGCGTAAGGAGCCCCGGCTGCTGAGCAGGAAGCTGGCGAAGCAGCTGCAGCGCTGGCAGAAGGGGACCCCCCAAAGCCCCTGGGAGGAGCAGCTGGAGCAGTTGCTACAGGAGGCCCCGCAGAGGCTGAGCTGCAAAGAAGCCAGTAGGGATCCTGAGGCGAAGCTGGAGGGCCAGCAGCAGAAGCTCCTGTCCTTCTTAGAGTGCTGCCTGCACACGGGCCACCTGCCTCTTGCCCACCACGTGCTGGTCACCTACCACAGCAggtcccagcagcagcagctgctaaCTCTCGCCATGTACAATGCGGTCATGCTGGGCTGGGCGCGTGAG GGCTCCTTCAAAGAGCTGGTGTATGTGTTCTTCATGGTGAAAGATGCCGGGCTCACCCCTGATCTGCTGTCCTACGCAGCTGCTCTGCAGTGCATGGGGCGTCTGGACCAGGATACAGACACCATCCGAAg GTGTCTGAAGCAGATGGCCCAAGACGGGCTGCAGCTAGAGGGGCTCTTCACGTCTGTGCTGCTGCGCGAGGAGGAGCGGGCCGAGCTGCTGAAGGCTGTGCGCAAGGCCAAGCCCACCTTCAGCGTCCCGTGCCCACGCCCGCCTCCACCCCAGGTCAATACCTCGCCGCTGCTCCGGGAGATCTATGCCAAG CCCAATTGCACTGTGTCCTACCCGAGGCTGCACCTGCCTCTTGAGAAGTTGCAGGAGCTCTTCCAGCAGCAGCTCAGCATGGAGCTGGCCACCACTGTCACTGTGGAATCGGTGGAAAAGGCACCGCCACTGACCAAGGAGGTTCTGCACGCG CGGCAGACACTGACCATCCTCCGTGCCCAATGGGAGAAGGCGCTGTGCCGAGAGCTGCAGGAGACCAAGGAGAGTGAGGCCTACGCTGCCCATGAAGGCCGCTCATCGCTCTTCCCGTACCTGTGCCTGCTCAGCGAGAAGGAGCTTGTGGAGATGCTGTTGCAG ACCCTGCAGGTTCTGCCTGCACATGGAGAGTCCCTTTTCTACCTGGCGCACAGGCTGGGTCAGCGCGTCTTCAACCGGCACATGGTACAGAGAAAGCAGCTCAGCAACCAGGTGCAGGTGCTGGAGAAGCAGTACTCCAAGTacctgcacctgctggcctctgACACCCAG GTGGCGGAGCCCTGCCTGCCACGGCAGTACTGGGAGGCACTGGGGCTTCCTGAGTACCCCCAAGAACAGCCCTGGTCCCTGTCTGTGCTGGTGCAACTAGGCAAGAGGCTGGCAGAGATGCTGGTGCAGGCTGTGCGGATGCCCAGCAACCTGGCTACGCCCCGGGACTCCAACACACTCATCCCCGTGCTCTATCACGTCTACTCCTTCCGTAGCTTCCGCCAG ATCGGGATCCTGAAGCCACACCCAGCCTTCAGGCAGCTGCTGGAGACGGCAGCAGAAGGCACACTGACCTTCGAGTCAACCGAGGTGCCCATGCTGTGCCCGCCACTGCCTTGGACATCCCCCCATTCCGGTGCCTTCCTACTGAGCCCCACCAAGATGATGCGTTCAGTGGAGGGCACCCAGCAGCACCAGGTCCTGCTGGAGCGCTGCCGGCCCGCTGAGCTGCATGGTGCCCTGGACGCCCTCACCCAGCTGGGCAATTGTGCCTGGCAGGTCAATGGACCTGTGCTGGACCTGGTGCTGGAGCTCTTCAACAACAAGGGCTGTCCCCATCTGGGCGTGCCTGCCCCACCCCTTGAGGCCCCCCGGCCTCCTGAGGGCCGCCAGGCCCCCGACGCCTGCCTGCAACCAAATGTGCTGCCCACCCAGAAGGCCGAGCTGCGGCGGGAGCTGGCGCGCCGCCTGAAGATGGCGCGGGAGATGCACAGCCTGCGAACTGAGGCACTCTACCGCCTCTCGATGGCCCAGCACCTGCGGGGTCGCATCTTCTGGCTGCCGCACAACATGGACTTCCGCGGCCGGACCTACCCCTTCCCACCCCACTTCAACCACCTGGGCAGCGACCTGGCCCGCGCCCTGCTGGAGTTTGCCCAGGGCCGCCCGCTCGGCCCTCAGGGCCTCGACTGGCTCAAGATCCACCTGGTCAACCTCACAGGGCTGAAGAAGCACGAGTCGCTGCAGGCACGCCGGGACTTGGCAGATGAGCTGATGGAGGACATCCTGGACTCGGCCGACCGGCCCATGACG GGCCGGAAGTGGTGGATGGAGGCGGACGAGCCCTGGCAAACCCTGGCCTGCTGCATGGAGATCGCTCGGGCGGTGCGTGCCCCTGACCCCACTGCCTATGTCTCCCACTTCCCGGTTCACCAG GATGGCTCCTGTAACGGCTTGCAGCACTACGCCGCCCTGGGCCGGGATAGCGCAGGGGCCGCCTCTGTCAACCTGATGCCCTCGGACCTGCCGCAGGACGTTTACAGCGGGGTGGCTGCACAG GTGGAGGTGTTCCGCAGGCAGGATGCCGAGCAGGGCATGCGGGTGGCACAAGTGCTGGAGGGCTTCATCAGCCGCAAGGTGGTCAAGCAGACGGTGATGACCGTGGTGTACGGGGTCACCCGCTACGGGGGCCGCCTGCAGATCGAGAGGCGCCTCCGGGAGCTCCAGGACTTCCCCCAG CGCTGGCTGACTGACAGTGCCCGGCTCATCGCCCACATGGGCTCGGCTGTGGAGTGGGTCACGCCGCTGGGCATCCCCATCATCCAGCCCTACCACCGCGACTCCAAGGTCACA ATCAAAGGTGGGCTTCAGAACCTCAGCTTCAACAGCAGTGTGGACACCAGCCA GAAGCCCAACACGCTGAAGCAGAAGAACGGCTTCCCGCCCAACTTCATCCACTCGCTGGACTCCTCACACATGATGCTCACGGCCCTGCACTGCTACAG AAAGGGCCTGACCTTTGTCTCTGTCCACGACTGCTTCTGGACCCACGCAGCTGATGTTGCGGTCATGAACCAG GTGTGCCGAGAGCAGTTTGTCCAGCTGCACAGCCAGCCCATCCTCCATGACCTGTCCAGGTTCCTAAGGAATCGGTTCTGCTCTGACCCCAG GGCCTCTAAGAATATCTGGGCCTCCAGGCTGATGGACACACTGCTATCAGTGCCCAAGCCAG GGACCTTCGACCTGGAGCAGGTGAAGCACTCCACATACTTCTTCAGCTGA